Proteins encoded by one window of Macaca fascicularis isolate 582-1 chromosome 10, T2T-MFA8v1.1:
- the CRELD2 gene encoding protein disulfide isomerase CRELD2 isoform X3, producing the protein MRLPRRAALGLLSLLLLLLPAPEAAKKPTPCQRCRGLVDKFNQGLVDTAKKNFGGGNTAWEEKTLSKYESSEIRLLEILEGLCESSDFECNQMLEAQEEHLEAWWLQLKNEYPDLFEWFCVKTLKLCCSPGTYGPDCLACQGGSQRPCSGNGHCSGDGSRQGDGSCRCHVGYQGPLCTDCMDGYFSSLRNETHSVCTVCDESCKTCSGPTNRDCGECEVGWVLDEGACVDVDECAAETPPCSAAQFCKNANGSYTCEDVDECSLAEKACVRKNENCYNTPGSYVCVCPDGFEETEDACVPPAEAEATEEESPTQLPAHEDL; encoded by the exons ATGCGCCTGCCTCGCCGGGCCGCGCTGGGGCTCTTGtcgcttctgctgctgctgctgcccgcGCCGGAGGCCGCCAAGAAGCCGACGCCCTGCCAGCGGTGCCGGGGGCTGGTGGACAAGTTTAACCAG GGGTTGGTGGACACCGCAAAGAAGAACTTTGGCGGCGGGAACACGGCTTGGGAGGAAAAGACGCTGTCCAAGTATGAGTCCAG CGAGATTCGCCTGCTGGAGATTCTGGAGGGGCTGTGCGAGAGCAGCGACTTCGAATGCAACCAGATGCTGGAGGCACAGGAGGAACACCTGGAGGCCTGGTGGCTGCAGCT GAAGAACGAGTATCCTGACTTATTCGAGTGGTTTTGTGTGAAGACGCTGAAACTGTGCTGCTCTCCAGGAACCTACGGTCCTGACTGTCTCG CGTGCCAGGGTGGGTCCCAGAGGCCCTGCAGCGGGAATGGCCACTGCAGCGGAGACGGCAGCAGACAGGGTGACGGGTCCTGCCGGTGCCACGTGGGGTACCAGGGCCCACTGTGCACTGACTGCATGGACGGCTACTTCAGCTCGCTCCGGAACGAGACCCACAGCGTCTGCACAG TCTGCGACGAGTCCTGCAAGACGTGCTCGGGCCCGACCAACAGAGACTGCGGCGAGTGCGAAGTGGGCTGGGTGCTGGACGAGGGCGCCTGCGTGG ACGTGGACGAGTGTGCGGCCGAGACGCCCCCCTGCAGCGCTGCACAGTTCTGTAAGAATGCCAACGGCTCCTACACGTGCGAAG ATGTAGATGAGTGCTCACTAGCAGAAAAAGCCTGTGTGAGGAAAAACGAAAACTGCTACAATACTCCAGGGAGCTACGTCTGCGTGTGTCCTGACGGCTTCGAAGAAACTGAAGATGCCTGTGTGCCGCCGGCAGAGGCTG
- the CRELD2 gene encoding protein disulfide isomerase CRELD2 isoform X2: MRLPRRAALGLLSLLLLLLPAPEAAKKPTPCQRCRGLVDKFNQGLVDTAKKNFGGGNTAWEEKTLSKYESSEIRLLEILEGLCESSDFECNQMLEAQEEHLEAWWLQLKNEYPDLFEWFCVKTLKLCCSPGTYGPDCLACQGGSQRPCSGNGHCSGDGSRQGDGSCRCHVGYQGPLCTDCMDGYFSSLRNETHSVCTVCDESCKTCSGPTNRDCGECEVGWVLDEGACVDVDECAAETPPCSAAQFCKNANGSYTCEECDSSCVGCTGEGPGNCKECIPGYAREHGQCADVDECSLAEKACVRKNENCYNTPGSYVCVCPDGFEETEDACVPPAEAATEEESPTQLPAHEDL; this comes from the exons ATGCGCCTGCCTCGCCGGGCCGCGCTGGGGCTCTTGtcgcttctgctgctgctgctgcccgcGCCGGAGGCCGCCAAGAAGCCGACGCCCTGCCAGCGGTGCCGGGGGCTGGTGGACAAGTTTAACCAG GGGTTGGTGGACACCGCAAAGAAGAACTTTGGCGGCGGGAACACGGCTTGGGAGGAAAAGACGCTGTCCAAGTATGAGTCCAG CGAGATTCGCCTGCTGGAGATTCTGGAGGGGCTGTGCGAGAGCAGCGACTTCGAATGCAACCAGATGCTGGAGGCACAGGAGGAACACCTGGAGGCCTGGTGGCTGCAGCT GAAGAACGAGTATCCTGACTTATTCGAGTGGTTTTGTGTGAAGACGCTGAAACTGTGCTGCTCTCCAGGAACCTACGGTCCTGACTGTCTCG CGTGCCAGGGTGGGTCCCAGAGGCCCTGCAGCGGGAATGGCCACTGCAGCGGAGACGGCAGCAGACAGGGTGACGGGTCCTGCCGGTGCCACGTGGGGTACCAGGGCCCACTGTGCACTGACTGCATGGACGGCTACTTCAGCTCGCTCCGGAACGAGACCCACAGCGTCTGCACAG TCTGCGACGAGTCCTGCAAGACGTGCTCGGGCCCGACCAACAGAGACTGCGGCGAGTGCGAAGTGGGCTGGGTGCTGGACGAGGGCGCCTGCGTGG ACGTGGACGAGTGTGCGGCCGAGACGCCCCCCTGCAGCGCTGCACAGTTCTGTAAGAATGCCAACGGCTCCTACACGTGCGAAG AGTGTGACTCCAGCTGTGTGGGCTGCACAGGGGAAGGCCCAGGAAACTGTAAAGAGTGTATCCCCGGCTACGCGAGGGAGCATGGACAGTGTGCAG ATGTAGATGAGTGCTCACTAGCAGAAAAAGCCTGTGTGAGGAAAAACGAAAACTGCTACAATACTCCAGGGAGCTACGTCTGCGTGTGTCCTGACGGCTTCGAAGAAACTGAAGATGCCTGTGTGCCGCCGGCAGAGGCTG
- the CRELD2 gene encoding protein disulfide isomerase CRELD2 isoform X1: protein MRLPRRAALGLLSLLLLLLPAPEAAKKPTPCQRCRGLVDKFNQGLVDTAKKNFGGGNTAWEEKTLSKYESSEIRLLEILEGLCESSDFECNQMLEAQEEHLEAWWLQLKNEYPDLFEWFCVKTLKLCCSPGTYGPDCLACQGGSQRPCSGNGHCSGDGSRQGDGSCRCHVGYQGPLCTDCMDGYFSSLRNETHSVCTVCDESCKTCSGPTNRDCGECEVGWVLDEGACVDVDECAAETPPCSAAQFCKNANGSYTCEECDSSCVGCTGEGPGNCKECIPGYAREHGQCADVDECSLAEKACVRKNENCYNTPGSYVCVCPDGFEETEDACVPPAEAEATEEESPTQLPAHEDL from the exons ATGCGCCTGCCTCGCCGGGCCGCGCTGGGGCTCTTGtcgcttctgctgctgctgctgcccgcGCCGGAGGCCGCCAAGAAGCCGACGCCCTGCCAGCGGTGCCGGGGGCTGGTGGACAAGTTTAACCAG GGGTTGGTGGACACCGCAAAGAAGAACTTTGGCGGCGGGAACACGGCTTGGGAGGAAAAGACGCTGTCCAAGTATGAGTCCAG CGAGATTCGCCTGCTGGAGATTCTGGAGGGGCTGTGCGAGAGCAGCGACTTCGAATGCAACCAGATGCTGGAGGCACAGGAGGAACACCTGGAGGCCTGGTGGCTGCAGCT GAAGAACGAGTATCCTGACTTATTCGAGTGGTTTTGTGTGAAGACGCTGAAACTGTGCTGCTCTCCAGGAACCTACGGTCCTGACTGTCTCG CGTGCCAGGGTGGGTCCCAGAGGCCCTGCAGCGGGAATGGCCACTGCAGCGGAGACGGCAGCAGACAGGGTGACGGGTCCTGCCGGTGCCACGTGGGGTACCAGGGCCCACTGTGCACTGACTGCATGGACGGCTACTTCAGCTCGCTCCGGAACGAGACCCACAGCGTCTGCACAG TCTGCGACGAGTCCTGCAAGACGTGCTCGGGCCCGACCAACAGAGACTGCGGCGAGTGCGAAGTGGGCTGGGTGCTGGACGAGGGCGCCTGCGTGG ACGTGGACGAGTGTGCGGCCGAGACGCCCCCCTGCAGCGCTGCACAGTTCTGTAAGAATGCCAACGGCTCCTACACGTGCGAAG AGTGTGACTCCAGCTGTGTGGGCTGCACAGGGGAAGGCCCAGGAAACTGTAAAGAGTGTATCCCCGGCTACGCGAGGGAGCATGGACAGTGTGCAG ATGTAGATGAGTGCTCACTAGCAGAAAAAGCCTGTGTGAGGAAAAACGAAAACTGCTACAATACTCCAGGGAGCTACGTCTGCGTGTGTCCTGACGGCTTCGAAGAAACTGAAGATGCCTGTGTGCCGCCGGCAGAGGCTG
- the CRELD2 gene encoding protein disulfide isomerase CRELD2 isoform X4 — translation MRLPRRAALGLLSLLLLLLPAPEAAKKPTPCQRCRGLVDKFNQGLVDTAKKNFGGGNTAWEEKTLSKYESSEIRLLEILEGLCESSDFECNQMLEAQEEHLEAWWLQLKNEYPDLFEWFCVKTLKLCCSPGTYGPDCLACQGGSQRPCSGNGHCSGDGSRQGDGSCRCHVGYQGPLCTDCMDGYFSSLRNETHSVCTVRTGLSGSYTPCRLSLGCWHGMGHVWIRNTHTQPGYSSRVRIAAFSPVCDESCKTCSGPTNRDCGECEVGWVLDEGACVDVDECAAETPPCSAAQFCKNANGSYTCEECDSSCVGCTGEGPGNCKECIPGYAREHGQCADVDECSLAEKACVRKNENCYNTPGSYVCVCPDGFEETEDACVPPAEAEATEEESPTQLPAHEDL, via the exons ATGCGCCTGCCTCGCCGGGCCGCGCTGGGGCTCTTGtcgcttctgctgctgctgctgcccgcGCCGGAGGCCGCCAAGAAGCCGACGCCCTGCCAGCGGTGCCGGGGGCTGGTGGACAAGTTTAACCAG GGGTTGGTGGACACCGCAAAGAAGAACTTTGGCGGCGGGAACACGGCTTGGGAGGAAAAGACGCTGTCCAAGTATGAGTCCAG CGAGATTCGCCTGCTGGAGATTCTGGAGGGGCTGTGCGAGAGCAGCGACTTCGAATGCAACCAGATGCTGGAGGCACAGGAGGAACACCTGGAGGCCTGGTGGCTGCAGCT GAAGAACGAGTATCCTGACTTATTCGAGTGGTTTTGTGTGAAGACGCTGAAACTGTGCTGCTCTCCAGGAACCTACGGTCCTGACTGTCTCG CGTGCCAGGGTGGGTCCCAGAGGCCCTGCAGCGGGAATGGCCACTGCAGCGGAGACGGCAGCAGACAGGGTGACGGGTCCTGCCGGTGCCACGTGGGGTACCAGGGCCCACTGTGCACTGACTGCATGGACGGCTACTTCAGCTCGCTCCGGAACGAGACCCACAGCGTCTGCACAG TCAGGACCGGCCTCTCTGGTTCTTACACCCCTTGCCGTCTGTCTCTTGGATGTTGGCATGGCATGGGGCACGTGTGGATCCGGAACACGCACACCCAGCCAGGCTACAGCTCCAGAGTACGGATAGCTGCCTTCTC TCCAGTCTGCGACGAGTCCTGCAAGACGTGCTCGGGCCCGACCAACAGAGACTGCGGCGAGTGCGAAGTGGGCTGGGTGCTGGACGAGGGCGCCTGCGTGG ACGTGGACGAGTGTGCGGCCGAGACGCCCCCCTGCAGCGCTGCACAGTTCTGTAAGAATGCCAACGGCTCCTACACGTGCGAAG AGTGTGACTCCAGCTGTGTGGGCTGCACAGGGGAAGGCCCAGGAAACTGTAAAGAGTGTATCCCCGGCTACGCGAGGGAGCATGGACAGTGTGCAG ATGTAGATGAGTGCTCACTAGCAGAAAAAGCCTGTGTGAGGAAAAACGAAAACTGCTACAATACTCCAGGGAGCTACGTCTGCGTGTGTCCTGACGGCTTCGAAGAAACTGAAGATGCCTGTGTGCCGCCGGCAGAGGCTG